A genome region from Chloroflexia bacterium SDU3-3 includes the following:
- the aceB gene encoding malate synthase A — translation MTEHSGVEVLAPIPAEFAAILTPEALGFVAALVRAARPGRQALLARRAERQAAIDGGALPDFLPETAGIREADWQIAPMPADLLDRRVEITGPASDRKMVINALNSGAYVFMADFEDANTPSWQNTIQGQINMRDAVAGDIAFTSPDGRAYRLAEKTAVLLVRPRGWHLDEKHVLVDGAPIPGGLLDFGLYLFHNARALLAKGSGPYFYLPKLEGHLEARLWNEVFVLAQQLLGLPQGTIKATVLIETILAAFEMDEILYELREHSAGLNCGRWDYIFSCIKKLRSRRDFLFPDRAQVTMTSHFMRSYSLLAIKTCHRRQAPAIGGMSAFIPVRGDAEANERAFAQVRADKEREATDGHDGTWVAHPGLVPVALDVFNRVMPQPNQIARAREDVQVRAADLLDFARGPITEAGLRTNISVGIQYIEAWLRGQGAVPIFNLMEDAATAEISRAQVWQWINHPEGALADGRKVTLALVRQLTAEELAKVEAALGAERYAAGQFATAAALFDQLVSAPSFVEFLTIPAYERID, via the coding sequence ATGACAGAGCATAGCGGTGTCGAGGTGCTGGCCCCCATTCCGGCGGAGTTCGCCGCGATCCTCACGCCCGAGGCGCTGGGTTTTGTGGCCGCACTGGTGCGGGCCGCGCGGCCAGGGCGGCAGGCGCTGCTGGCCCGTCGTGCCGAGCGGCAGGCGGCCATCGACGGCGGCGCGCTGCCCGACTTCCTGCCCGAGACGGCGGGCATCCGCGAGGCCGACTGGCAGATCGCGCCCATGCCCGCCGACCTGCTCGACCGGCGGGTGGAGATCACCGGCCCGGCCTCCGACCGCAAGATGGTGATCAACGCGCTGAACTCGGGCGCATATGTGTTCATGGCCGACTTCGAGGATGCCAACACGCCCAGCTGGCAGAACACCATCCAGGGCCAGATCAACATGCGCGACGCGGTGGCGGGCGACATCGCCTTCACCAGCCCCGACGGGCGCGCATACCGGCTGGCCGAGAAGACGGCGGTGCTGCTGGTGCGCCCGCGCGGCTGGCACCTGGATGAGAAGCACGTGCTGGTGGACGGCGCGCCCATCCCCGGCGGCCTGCTCGACTTCGGCCTCTACCTCTTCCACAACGCCCGCGCGCTACTGGCCAAAGGCAGCGGGCCGTACTTCTACCTGCCCAAGCTAGAGGGCCACCTAGAGGCGCGGCTGTGGAACGAGGTGTTCGTGCTGGCCCAGCAGCTGCTGGGGCTACCCCAGGGCACGATCAAGGCCACCGTGCTGATCGAGACCATCCTGGCCGCGTTCGAGATGGACGAGATCCTCTACGAGCTGCGCGAGCACTCGGCGGGGCTGAACTGCGGGCGCTGGGACTACATCTTCTCGTGCATCAAGAAGCTGCGCAGCCGCCGCGACTTCCTGTTCCCCGACCGCGCCCAGGTGACCATGACCAGCCACTTCATGCGCTCGTACTCGCTGCTGGCGATCAAAACATGCCACCGCCGCCAGGCCCCGGCCATCGGCGGCATGTCGGCCTTCATCCCGGTGCGCGGCGATGCCGAGGCCAACGAGCGCGCCTTCGCCCAGGTGCGCGCCGACAAGGAGCGCGAGGCCACCGATGGCCACGACGGCACGTGGGTGGCCCACCCCGGCCTCGTGCCGGTGGCGCTGGATGTGTTCAACCGCGTGATGCCCCAGCCCAACCAGATCGCGCGCGCCCGCGAAGATGTGCAGGTGCGCGCCGCCGACCTGCTCGACTTCGCGCGTGGGCCGATCACCGAGGCGGGGCTGCGCACCAACATCAGCGTGGGCATCCAGTACATCGAGGCGTGGCTGCGCGGCCAGGGCGCGGTGCCGATCTTCAATCTGATGGAGGACGCCGCCACCGCCGAGATCTCGCGCGCGCAGGTGTGGCAGTGGATCAACCACCCCGAGGGCGCGCTGGCCGACGGGCGCAAGGTGACGCTGGCCCTGGTGCGCCAGCTCACCGCCGAGGAGCTGGCCAAGGTCGAGGCCGCGCTGGGGGCCGAGCGCTACGCCGCAGGCCAGTTCGCCACCGCCGCCGCCCTCTTCGATCAGCTCGTCAGCGCGCCATCCTTCGTCGAGTTCCTCACCATCCCGGCCTACGAGCGGATCGACTAG